A stretch of Acidimicrobiales bacterium DNA encodes these proteins:
- the eno gene encoding phosphopyruvate hydratase, translating into MSIIERVHGREVFDSRGNPTVEVEIELDSGALGRAMVPSGASTGAFEAVELRDGGDRMNGKGVLTAVGFVNGELADAVAGLDAVDQRGVDAAMIAVDGTDNKGRVGANAILGISLAAAHAAATELQIPLWRHVGGSNAHVLPVPMMNVLNGGEHADNSVDYQEFMFMPVGAASFSEAMRWGVEAYHVLKGVLHEKGLSTAVGDEGGFAPDLGSNEEAVQLLIDAIERTGLTPGDDMAIAMDVASTEFFRDGVYDLASEGRRLTPDEMVAELAGLCDRYPIVSIEDGMAEDDWDGWAALTEAVGSRIQLVGDDLFVTNTERLGRGIESGTANSILIKVNQIGSLTETLDAVEMATRSGYTSVMSHRSGETEDNTIADLAVATNCGQIKTGAPARSDRVAKYNQLLRIEEQLGEAAAFRGMAALAGGS; encoded by the coding sequence GTGAGCATCATCGAGCGAGTCCACGGCCGAGAGGTCTTCGATTCCCGAGGCAACCCGACCGTCGAGGTCGAGATCGAACTCGACTCGGGCGCGCTCGGCCGCGCCATGGTCCCGTCCGGCGCATCGACCGGCGCCTTCGAGGCGGTCGAGTTGCGCGACGGTGGCGACCGGATGAACGGCAAGGGTGTGCTGACCGCCGTCGGCTTCGTGAACGGTGAGCTCGCCGACGCGGTCGCCGGCCTCGACGCCGTCGACCAGCGGGGCGTCGACGCCGCGATGATCGCGGTCGACGGCACGGACAACAAGGGCCGGGTCGGCGCCAACGCGATCCTCGGCATCAGCCTCGCCGCGGCCCACGCCGCGGCCACCGAACTCCAGATTCCCCTCTGGCGCCACGTGGGTGGCTCGAACGCCCACGTCCTCCCGGTGCCGATGATGAACGTGCTCAACGGCGGCGAGCACGCCGACAACAGTGTCGACTACCAGGAGTTCATGTTCATGCCGGTCGGCGCGGCGTCGTTCTCCGAGGCGATGCGCTGGGGCGTGGAGGCGTACCACGTGCTCAAGGGCGTGCTCCACGAGAAGGGTCTGTCCACCGCGGTCGGCGACGAGGGCGGGTTCGCGCCCGATCTCGGCAGCAACGAGGAAGCCGTCCAGCTGTTGATCGACGCGATCGAACGAACCGGATTGACGCCGGGTGACGACATGGCGATCGCGATGGACGTGGCGTCCACCGAGTTCTTCCGCGACGGGGTCTACGACCTCGCCAGCGAAGGGCGCCGGCTGACGCCCGACGAGATGGTCGCCGAGCTCGCGGGGCTGTGTGACCGCTACCCGATCGTGTCGATCGAGGACGGCATGGCCGAGGACGACTGGGACGGCTGGGCCGCGCTCACCGAAGCCGTCGGTTCGCGGATCCAGCTCGTGGGCGACGACCTGTTCGTCACCAACACCGAGCGGCTCGGTCGGGGCATCGAGTCCGGCACCGCCAACTCGATCCTCATCAAGGTCAACCAGATCGGTTCGCTCACCGAGACGCTCGACGCCGTCGAGATGGCGACCCGCAGCGGCTACACGTCGGTGATGTCGCATCGCTCCGGCGAGACCGAGGACAACACGATCGCCGACCTCGCCGTCGCCACGAACTGCGGTCAGATCAAGACGGGGGCGCCGGCTCGCTCGGACCGTGTCGCCAAGTACAACCAGCTCCTGCGCATCGAGGAGCAGCTCGGTGAAGCTGCCGCGTTCCGCGGGATGGCCGCCCTGGCCGGTGGATCGTGA
- a CDS encoding ATP-binding cassette domain-containing protein has product MTAKPVEAVGLVRTFGDLRAVDGIDLSVDAGEIFGFLGPNGAGKSTTVRMLVTLLRPTAGTARVAGFDVVKDANAVRRSIGVALQDAAIDPLMTGNELLRLQAVLHGLGGKVGIARSDELLERVGLTAAGDRRVGTYSGGMRRRLDLALALIHRPTVLFLDEPTTGLDPTSRLAVWEEVRSLNDEGTTVFLTTQYLEEADELAGRIAIIDGGKIVREGDPTTLKEQVGDPTLRIEVGDAVMIDIARSVMATFGDERPARAGRVAIGLKDGAARLADVVRALDEQGVPVAHVELDSPSLDDVFADATGRRLEGAETT; this is encoded by the coding sequence ATGACCGCGAAACCAGTCGAAGCAGTCGGTCTCGTCCGCACGTTCGGAGACCTGCGCGCCGTTGACGGCATCGATCTCTCGGTGGACGCCGGGGAGATCTTCGGCTTTCTCGGCCCGAACGGCGCCGGCAAGTCCACCACCGTGCGCATGCTCGTCACCCTCCTGCGACCGACCGCAGGCACGGCCCGGGTGGCCGGATTCGACGTGGTGAAGGACGCGAACGCGGTGCGGCGCTCGATCGGCGTCGCCCTTCAGGACGCGGCGATCGATCCGCTGATGACGGGCAACGAGTTGCTCCGGCTCCAGGCCGTCCTGCACGGCCTCGGCGGCAAGGTCGGCATCGCCCGTTCCGACGAGCTGCTCGAACGGGTCGGACTCACCGCGGCGGGTGATCGCCGCGTCGGCACCTACTCGGGCGGCATGCGGCGCCGGCTCGACCTCGCCCTGGCCCTCATCCACCGACCCACCGTGCTGTTCCTCGACGAGCCCACGACCGGCCTGGACCCGACGAGCCGCCTGGCCGTGTGGGAAGAGGTGCGCTCGCTGAACGACGAGGGCACGACGGTGTTCCTCACCACCCAGTACCTCGAGGAGGCCGACGAGCTCGCCGGCCGCATCGCGATCATCGACGGCGGCAAGATCGTGCGCGAGGGCGACCCGACCACGCTGAAGGAACAGGTCGGCGATCCCACGCTCCGGATCGAGGTGGGGGATGCCGTGATGATCGACATCGCCCGATCCGTGATGGCGACGTTCGGGGACGAACGTCCGGCCCGGGCCGGACGTGTCGCCATCGGGCTGAAGGACGGCGCGGCCCGACTCGCCGACGTCGTGCGCGCCCTCGACGAGCAGGGTGTGCCGGTCGCCCATGTCGAGCTGGACTCGCCGAGCCTCGACGACGTCTTCGCGGATGCGACCGGACGCCGGCTCGAGGGCGCCGAAACGACATGA
- a CDS encoding ABC transporter permease translates to MTAVLDAPRSRLLVTVEQVWSLSVRATVATFRRPTDFIPGLVFPLLMAAVYASQFSRAVDLPAFPEVDSFLQFILPSSILQGIAFNASNAGSDMATDIETGFFDRLISSPVARQSVLIGRVAGAASAAAVQAMFLMGVFLVFGAPVKSGLAGAVALVIISVALGVALSGFGLAVAIRTGSTEATQAMFPLIFVMIFISSAFFPTALMKGWYQSVAEVNPFTLIINPTRNLVISGWSWSDFGQALSMTALVAVFSLGLAYRAYLRRLRVS, encoded by the coding sequence ATGACGGCCGTCCTCGACGCCCCGCGATCGCGGCTCCTGGTCACGGTCGAACAGGTCTGGTCGCTCTCGGTGCGCGCCACGGTGGCGACGTTTCGGCGGCCGACGGACTTCATCCCGGGCCTCGTGTTCCCCCTGCTCATGGCGGCGGTCTACGCCTCACAGTTCTCGCGGGCCGTCGATCTGCCGGCCTTTCCCGAGGTCGATTCGTTCCTCCAGTTCATCCTGCCGTCGTCGATCCTCCAGGGGATCGCGTTCAACGCGTCCAACGCGGGGAGCGACATGGCGACCGACATCGAGACCGGCTTCTTCGACCGCCTGATCTCCAGCCCCGTCGCCCGCCAGAGCGTCCTGATCGGGCGGGTCGCCGGTGCGGCATCGGCCGCGGCGGTGCAGGCGATGTTCCTGATGGGCGTGTTCCTCGTCTTCGGCGCTCCGGTGAAGAGCGGGCTGGCCGGGGCCGTCGCCCTGGTCATCATCTCGGTCGCCCTCGGCGTCGCCCTGTCGGGCTTCGGGCTCGCGGTGGCGATCCGCACCGGCAGCACCGAGGCCACGCAGGCGATGTTCCCGCTGATCTTCGTCATGATCTTCATCAGCTCCGCCTTCTTCCCGACCGCGCTGATGAAGGGCTGGTACCAGTCGGTCGCCGAGGTCAATCCGTTCACCCTCATCATCAACCCCACCCGCAACCTGGTGATCTCCGGCTGGAGTTGGTCGGACTTCGGGCAGGCGCTGTCGATGACGGCGCTGGTCGCCGTCTTCTCGCTCGGTCTCGCGTATCGGGCCTATCTGCGGCGGTTGCGCGTCTCATGA
- a CDS encoding ABC transporter permease produces the protein MTTTAPVRATTTDEYVPFVPTIAGMARRNLTRLVRLPSITVPMVVMPMFFVIAFTGSFDGITRVEGYPTPKIVNWVAAFAMLQGASFAGVGTAGAMANDLESGFVDRLLVSPIRRSAILVAPLVYTLVRAMMPITVVLIVATFQDLSAPGGVLGVLMAYVGGIGGALLFGSFALAVVLRIGDVKAMAIVQMVSFSLMFPSIGQVPITLLSGWMHGVARVNPITNLLRLTRQGFIGDVTWAQTWPGLLVLGIGIPVMLAWARLELERRAP, from the coding sequence ATGACCACGACCGCGCCGGTGCGCGCCACGACGACCGACGAGTACGTCCCGTTCGTCCCCACCATCGCGGGGATGGCCCGTCGCAACCTGACCCGGCTCGTTCGGCTTCCGTCGATCACGGTGCCGATGGTGGTGATGCCCATGTTCTTCGTCATCGCGTTCACCGGCAGCTTCGACGGCATCACGCGGGTGGAGGGCTACCCGACGCCGAAGATCGTCAACTGGGTCGCCGCCTTCGCGATGCTCCAGGGCGCGTCGTTCGCCGGTGTCGGCACCGCCGGTGCGATGGCGAACGATCTCGAGAGCGGGTTCGTCGACCGCTTGCTGGTCAGCCCGATCCGCCGTTCGGCGATCCTCGTCGCGCCGCTCGTCTACACGCTGGTGCGAGCCATGATGCCGATCACGGTCGTGCTGATCGTCGCCACGTTTCAGGATCTGTCCGCCCCCGGCGGCGTGCTGGGGGTGCTCATGGCGTATGTCGGCGGGATCGGCGGTGCCCTGCTCTTCGGCTCGTTCGCGCTGGCGGTCGTGCTGCGCATCGGCGACGTGAAGGCGATGGCCATCGTGCAGATGGTGTCGTTCTCGCTGATGTTCCCGTCGATCGGTCAGGTGCCGATCACGCTCCTGAGCGGCTGGATGCACGGCGTCGCCCGGGTCAACCCGATCACGAACCTCCTGCGCCTCACCCGGCAGGGCTTCATCGGTGACGTCACCTGGGCGCAGACCTGGCCCGGCCTGCTCGTGCTGGGGATCGGCATTCCGGTGATGTTGGCGTGGGCCCGGCTCGAGCTCGAGCGTCGCGCCCCCTGA
- a CDS encoding Lrp/AsnC family transcriptional regulator: MPWTPPKPIDPINRRILSELAADGRVSMRELGERVGLSAPATTERVRRLERDGVIRGYRTVIDPDAFGYPMLVVVRVHSAGPNAAEVDRLAQETPEVVECHRVTGSESHVIRVRVRDVAHLNEVVERFWEYGDTITNVVTTTPVVLRDVPLE, encoded by the coding sequence ATGCCGTGGACGCCTCCGAAACCGATCGACCCGATCAACCGCCGGATCCTGAGCGAACTGGCCGCCGACGGTCGGGTCAGCATGCGTGAGCTCGGCGAGCGGGTCGGCCTCTCCGCCCCGGCGACGACCGAGCGGGTCCGTCGCCTCGAGCGCGACGGCGTGATCCGCGGCTACCGCACCGTCATCGACCCCGACGCCTTCGGCTACCCCATGCTGGTGGTCGTCCGGGTGCACTCGGCCGGCCCCAACGCGGCCGAGGTCGACCGGCTCGCCCAGGAGACGCCCGAGGTCGTCGAGTGCCATCGCGTGACCGGCAGCGAGTCCCACGTCATCCGGGTGCGGGTCCGTGACGTCGCCCATCTCAACGAGGTGGTCGAGCGCTTCTGGGAGTACGGCGACACGATCACGAACGTGGTGACCACGACCCCGGTGGTGCTGCGGGACGTGCCGCTCGAGTGA
- a CDS encoding XdhC family protein yields MKELFADIDRWRAAGQRVAVARVVDLEGSGPRLPGAAMVVSEAGDVAGSVSGGCVEGAVVVEALDVLDTGERRMVTFGYSDDEAFAVGLTCGGTIHLFIEPLDW; encoded by the coding sequence GTGAAGGAACTGTTCGCCGACATCGACCGCTGGCGCGCCGCCGGGCAACGAGTCGCCGTCGCGCGCGTCGTGGACCTCGAGGGCTCCGGCCCCCGGCTGCCGGGCGCCGCCATGGTCGTCTCGGAGGCCGGCGATGTCGCCGGTTCGGTCTCCGGCGGCTGTGTCGAGGGCGCCGTCGTCGTCGAGGCGCTCGACGTGCTCGACACCGGCGAGCGCCGGATGGTCACGTTCGGCTACAGCGACGACGAGGCCTTCGCCGTCGGGCTCACGTGCGGCGGCACGATCCATCTGTTCATCGAGCCACTGGACTGGTGA
- a CDS encoding XdhC/CoxI family protein, translating into MGAVYDHLRDAVQAEDPVALATIIEGPGTGAKLLVRPSGDAEGSLGNEDLDRVVARDAIGELAAGRSGIRHYGEHGEAREGVVSVFIESFAAPPKMVIFGAVDFTAALARVGKLLGYRVTVCDAREVFATPARFPMADDVVVDWPDRLLAEIGADLGPRDAVCILTHDAKFDVPAVTAALTTDVGYIGVMGSRRTHDDRTARLVDAGVDQAGLDRLRSPIGLDIGARTPEETAVSIVAEIIGERTGRIAQALSETEGPIHG; encoded by the coding sequence ATGGGCGCGGTGTACGACCATCTGCGTGACGCAGTGCAGGCCGAGGATCCCGTCGCGCTGGCGACGATCATCGAGGGCCCCGGTACCGGCGCGAAGCTGCTCGTGCGTCCGAGTGGCGATGCGGAAGGGTCACTGGGGAACGAGGACCTCGACCGGGTCGTGGCCCGAGACGCCATCGGCGAGCTGGCGGCCGGGCGGTCCGGCATCCGCCACTATGGCGAGCACGGCGAGGCCCGCGAGGGCGTGGTGTCCGTGTTCATCGAGAGCTTCGCGGCGCCGCCGAAGATGGTGATCTTCGGAGCGGTCGACTTCACCGCGGCGCTCGCCCGCGTCGGCAAGCTGCTCGGCTACCGGGTGACGGTCTGCGATGCCCGCGAGGTCTTCGCGACGCCGGCACGTTTCCCGATGGCCGACGACGTGGTCGTCGACTGGCCGGACCGGCTGCTCGCCGAGATCGGTGCCGACCTCGGCCCCCGCGACGCCGTCTGCATCCTCACCCACGATGCGAAGTTCGATGTCCCCGCCGTCACCGCCGCGCTCACGACCGACGTGGGCTACATCGGGGTGATGGGCAGCCGTCGGACCCACGACGACCGGACCGCGCGCCTCGTCGACGCCGGCGTGGACCAGGCCGGTCTCGACCGACTGCGGTCACCGATCGGGCTCGACATCGGCGCCCGCACGCCCGAGGAGACGGCGGTGTCGATCGTCGCCGAGATCATCGGCGAACGCACCGGACGCATCGCCCAGGCGCTCTCCGAGACCGAGGGCCCGATCCACGGCTGA
- a CDS encoding hemolysin III family protein produces MLDTTDPDLVKPLLRGRSHEYAFFVALTLAPIMIAAAPGVRPRLVIALYVAAITGLFGISALYHRVDWAPKARSRMKRLDHSMIFIAIAGTYTPIAVFALSPGVARVVLPVVWIGALVGIVVRNLWPDAPKPLAAAPYVAVGWVAVFVMFDMWSSLGVAGFTLVAVGGLLYTFGAAVYALRRPNPWPHHFGYHEIFHLFVIGGAALHYVSVAFVAIPKA; encoded by the coding sequence ATGCTCGACACCACTGATCCGGATCTCGTGAAACCGCTCCTGCGGGGCCGCTCCCACGAGTACGCCTTCTTCGTCGCGCTCACGCTGGCGCCGATCATGATCGCCGCCGCCCCGGGCGTCAGGCCGCGCCTGGTGATCGCCCTCTACGTCGCCGCGATCACCGGCCTGTTCGGGATCAGCGCCCTCTACCACCGCGTCGACTGGGCGCCGAAGGCCCGCTCGCGCATGAAGCGGCTCGACCACTCGATGATCTTCATCGCGATCGCCGGCACCTACACGCCGATCGCGGTCTTCGCGCTGTCTCCCGGCGTGGCCCGGGTCGTGCTGCCGGTCGTGTGGATCGGGGCGCTGGTCGGCATCGTCGTGCGCAACCTCTGGCCCGACGCGCCCAAGCCCCTCGCCGCCGCGCCCTACGTCGCCGTGGGCTGGGTGGCGGTCTTCGTCATGTTCGACATGTGGTCGAGCCTCGGCGTGGCCGGGTTCACCCTCGTCGCCGTGGGCGGCCTGCTCTACACCTTCGGCGCGGCCGTCTACGCCCTCCGACGCCCCAACCCGTGGCCCCACCACTTCGGCTACCACGAGATCTTCCATCTCTTCGTGATCGGCGGCGCCGCGCTTCACTACGTGAGCGTGGCGTTCGTCGCGATCCCCAAGGCTTGA
- a CDS encoding nucleotidyltransferase family protein encodes MTTDEVYPAREVAPTSTAAVILAAGAGTRFAGPKHKLLTVVRGKPIVRHAVDNARAAGFDEVIVVGGCVDLVDVMPDDVTILHNERWEDGQSTSLRAATLYADARGHDAVVVGLGDQPGVSPDAWRAVGDATGDIAAADFGKGPRPPVRLAASQWASLPVSGDEGARRLMRERPEMVEAVPCEGDDADVDTLQDLRRWT; translated from the coding sequence ATGACGACCGACGAGGTGTACCCGGCCAGAGAAGTGGCCCCGACCAGCACGGCCGCCGTGATCCTCGCGGCCGGTGCGGGTACGCGTTTCGCCGGTCCGAAGCACAAGCTCCTGACGGTCGTGCGAGGGAAGCCGATCGTCCGCCACGCCGTCGACAACGCCCGGGCCGCCGGGTTCGACGAAGTGATCGTGGTCGGCGGTTGCGTCGATCTCGTCGACGTGATGCCGGACGACGTCACGATCCTCCACAACGAACGCTGGGAGGACGGTCAGTCCACATCGCTGCGAGCGGCGACGCTCTACGCCGATGCCCGGGGGCACGACGCCGTCGTCGTCGGCCTCGGTGACCAGCCGGGCGTCTCGCCGGACGCGTGGCGCGCGGTGGGCGACGCCACCGGCGACATCGCCGCCGCCGACTTCGGCAAGGGCCCGCGACCTCCGGTGCGCCTCGCGGCTTCGCAATGGGCGTCGTTGCCGGTCTCGGGTGACGAGGGCGCCCGCCGCCTGATGCGCGAGCGGCCGGAGATGGTCGAGGCCGTTCCGTGCGAAGGCGACGACGCCGACGTCGACACCCTCCAGGATCTGCGCCGGTGGACCTGA
- a CDS encoding SRPBCC family protein, which translates to MDLSNSFEVGHPIDHTWAVLTDIEQIARCVPGAELREVDGREFRGVIHVKTGPITSEYAGEATVVSQSPADYKVVVHGQGLDADGEGKAEATLTAHLEAVSDTTTQVNLDTDLTFTGRVAGLGKGVIADVGETLVAQFAENLDALMAAGVDRPTERRPPRRTVEMPEPEAIDLMDAARTPILKRVVALAIAVAASFVLVGRIRRLRRMRR; encoded by the coding sequence GTGGACCTGAGCAACAGCTTCGAGGTCGGCCATCCGATCGACCACACCTGGGCGGTGTTGACCGACATCGAACAGATCGCCCGTTGTGTCCCGGGTGCCGAGCTGCGCGAGGTCGACGGCCGCGAGTTCCGTGGCGTCATCCACGTGAAGACGGGGCCGATCACGTCCGAGTACGCCGGTGAGGCGACCGTGGTGTCCCAGAGTCCGGCCGACTACAAGGTCGTGGTCCACGGGCAGGGTCTCGACGCCGATGGCGAGGGCAAGGCGGAGGCCACCCTCACGGCGCATCTCGAGGCCGTTTCGGACACGACGACGCAGGTCAACCTCGACACGGATCTGACGTTCACCGGCCGGGTCGCGGGGCTCGGCAAGGGGGTCATCGCCGACGTCGGGGAGACCCTCGTCGCCCAGTTCGCCGAGAACCTCGACGCGCTGATGGCGGCCGGCGTGGATCGGCCGACCGAGCGGCGGCCGCCCCGCCGCACCGTCGAGATGCCCGAGCCGGAGGCGATCGACCTGATGGACGCGGCGCGCACGCCCATCCTCAAGCGGGTGGTCGCGCTGGCGATCGCCGTGGCTGCCTCGTTCGTGCTGGTCGGCCGGATCCGCCGGCTGCGCCGGATGCGCCGATGA
- a CDS encoding DUF501 domain-containing protein, whose product MNATAADRERVEELLGRPPGGAFEVVVRDETGDPVVLRNAPLLDDGRPMPTRYWLVGERARRDVGRLESEGGVRRAEDAVDPAELEAAHARYAAEREAAIPEEHEGPRPSAGVGGTRRGVKCLHAHYAWYLAGGDDPVGRWVADQLTNAEDD is encoded by the coding sequence ATGAACGCGACTGCCGCGGACCGCGAGCGGGTCGAGGAGCTGCTCGGCCGTCCGCCCGGTGGCGCGTTCGAGGTGGTCGTGCGGGACGAGACCGGCGATCCCGTCGTGCTGCGCAACGCGCCGCTTCTCGACGACGGTCGTCCCATGCCGACGCGCTACTGGCTCGTCGGCGAGAGGGCACGGCGCGACGTGGGACGACTCGAGAGCGAGGGTGGCGTTCGCCGGGCTGAGGACGCCGTGGATCCGGCCGAGCTCGAGGCGGCGCATGCCCGCTACGCCGCCGAGCGCGAGGCCGCCATCCCCGAGGAGCACGAGGGCCCGCGCCCCTCGGCAGGCGTCGGCGGCACCCGCCGGGGCGTGAAGTGCCTGCATGCCCACTACGCCTGGTATCTCGCCGGGGGCGACGATCCGGTCGGCCGGTGGGTCGCCGATCAGCTGACGAACGCGGAGGACGACTGA
- a CDS encoding Ppx/GppA phosphatase family protein: MVTVAAIDCGTNSTRLLVHDGTSTVERLMTITRMGDGVDATGRLNEEAIARTLACLTEYRGVMDRHGVERVRITATSAARDAANRDEFFDAAEAVVGARPELLSGLEEGRLSFRGATAELDPADGPFLVFDIGGGSTEFAYGLEEATAAISLDIGCVRLSEKYIESDPPAPEELVACLSITEAHLDDVAREIPQASAARTFIGLAGTVSSAAMVEIGLPEYDRDRVHHFRLTKDAAEDVYRTVAVENREDRAHNPGLEPGRVDTIVAGMSILVRIMRQFGIEEVLVSEADILDGLAFSLFDD, translated from the coding sequence ATGGTGACCGTTGCAGCGATCGACTGCGGCACGAACTCCACCCGCCTGCTCGTCCACGACGGCACGTCCACGGTCGAGCGGTTGATGACCATCACCCGCATGGGTGACGGTGTGGACGCCACCGGTCGGCTCAACGAGGAAGCGATCGCCCGCACGCTGGCGTGCCTGACGGAGTACCGCGGGGTCATGGACCGCCACGGCGTCGAACGGGTGCGGATCACCGCCACCAGCGCCGCCCGTGACGCGGCGAACCGCGACGAGTTCTTCGACGCGGCCGAGGCCGTGGTGGGCGCCCGGCCCGAGCTGCTGAGCGGGCTCGAGGAGGGGCGGCTCTCGTTCCGGGGAGCCACCGCTGAGCTCGATCCGGCGGACGGGCCGTTCCTCGTGTTCGACATCGGTGGCGGCTCCACCGAGTTCGCCTACGGCCTCGAGGAGGCGACCGCCGCGATCTCGCTCGACATCGGCTGCGTGCGCCTCTCCGAGAAGTACATCGAGTCGGACCCGCCGGCGCCCGAGGAGTTGGTGGCCTGCCTCTCGATCACCGAGGCGCATCTCGACGATGTGGCGAGGGAGATCCCGCAGGCCTCCGCGGCACGCACCTTCATCGGGCTGGCGGGCACGGTCTCGTCCGCCGCGATGGTCGAGATCGGGCTTCCCGAATACGACCGCGACCGGGTGCACCACTTCCGGCTGACCAAGGACGCGGCCGAAGACGTCTACCGCACCGTCGCCGTGGAGAACCGGGAGGACCGGGCCCACAATCCCGGACTCGAACCGGGCCGGGTCGACACGATCGTCGCGGGCATGAGCATCCTCGTGCGGATCATGCGCCAGTTCGGGATCGAGGAGGTCCTCGTGAGCGAGGCCGACATCCTCGACGGGCTGGCGTTCTCCCTGTTCGACGACTGA
- a CDS encoding GNAT family protein: MSTLFGRRVLLRPLDAADFTKWQEVRRRNSDWLTKWEPARLPGSPDVVEDAQAFSVRCSARQRERQLGTGYGFGIFVDGVFGGEINLNSIQRGPFQSCYVGYWIDEALAGNSYTPEAFVVAARFAFEELHLHRVQAAIVPRNAASRRVAEKLKLRDEGTAERYLEINGVWEDHIRYAMTAEEWDERREDLIAEWIGF; encoded by the coding sequence GTGAGCACGCTGTTCGGTCGACGAGTCCTCCTGCGCCCCCTCGACGCGGCCGACTTCACGAAATGGCAGGAGGTGAGGCGCCGCAACAGCGACTGGCTGACCAAGTGGGAGCCGGCCCGGCTGCCCGGATCGCCGGACGTCGTCGAGGACGCGCAGGCGTTCTCCGTGCGGTGCTCGGCCCGTCAACGGGAACGCCAGCTCGGCACCGGTTACGGGTTCGGGATCTTCGTCGACGGCGTGTTCGGCGGCGAGATCAACCTCAATTCGATCCAGCGGGGACCGTTCCAGAGTTGCTACGTCGGCTACTGGATCGACGAAGCCCTCGCCGGCAACAGCTACACCCCGGAGGCCTTCGTCGTGGCCGCCCGGTTCGCGTTCGAGGAGCTGCACCTGCACCGCGTGCAGGCGGCGATCGTGCCCCGCAACGCCGCCAGCCGCCGGGTCGCCGAGAAGCTCAAGCTGCGCGACGAGGGCACCGCGGAGCGGTATCTGGAGATCAACGGCGTCTGGGAGGACCACATCCGCTACGCCATGACCGCCGAAGAGTGGGACGAACGCCGCGAGGACCTCATCGCCGAATGGATCGGCTTCTAG